The following coding sequences lie in one Massilia sp. KIM genomic window:
- a CDS encoding O-methyltransferase translates to MQTSVKTLLEELEAFGKANDAATKERAQRMLNITRDTGEFLDVLVRATGAPRILEIGTSNGYSTLWLAGAAQAHGGRVTTVEFSPAKIALARENFRRAGFADAIHQVEGDAGALLAASPDAAFDLIFLDAERGDYLGWWPEIRRVLAARGLLVVDNAVSHAEELAPFMERVRAEAGFATSLVPVGNGEFLATKA, encoded by the coding sequence ATGCAAACTTCTGTCAAAACCTTGCTCGAAGAACTCGAAGCGTTCGGCAAGGCAAATGATGCTGCCACAAAGGAGCGTGCCCAGCGCATGCTCAACATCACGCGCGATACCGGCGAGTTCCTCGACGTACTCGTCCGCGCCACCGGCGCGCCGCGCATACTCGAAATCGGCACCTCGAACGGCTATTCCACGCTGTGGCTGGCCGGCGCCGCCCAGGCGCATGGCGGGCGCGTGACCACGGTCGAGTTTTCGCCCGCCAAGATCGCATTGGCGCGCGAGAACTTCCGCCGCGCCGGCTTCGCCGACGCCATCCACCAGGTCGAAGGCGATGCCGGCGCCCTGCTCGCCGCCAGCCCGGACGCGGCCTTCGATCTCATCTTCCTGGATGCCGAGCGCGGCGACTACCTGGGCTGGTGGCCCGAGATCCGGCGCGTGCTGGCCGCGCGCGGCCTGCTGGTGGTCGACAACGCCGTCTCGCATGCCGAGGAGTTGGCGCCCTTCATGGAGCGCGTGCGCGCCGAGGCAGGCTTCGCCACCAGCCTGGTGCCCGTGGGTAACGGCGAGTTCCTGGCGACCAAAGCCTGA
- a CDS encoding GIN domain-containing protein yields MKRLIIATLLSIASLSAHAGEQVRSVAPFKAIEVRGPVSLVVEVGKSPSVRVQGDQKYIDRVTTEVVDGELRLNFKEKSNIQIDDDDRVVVTVPELSSFRGEGAGLVKLNNVRGERFDVNYRGAGSLQMNGQVRTLRIQAQGVGEVDARHLVAQDADVSFEGIGSVDVHARNRLNASVQGMGSLTYHGNPRTVNKAVSGIGSVVAAK; encoded by the coding sequence ATGAAACGCCTCATCATCGCCACCCTGCTTTCCATCGCTTCCCTGTCCGCGCACGCCGGCGAACAGGTCCGCAGCGTCGCGCCTTTCAAGGCGATCGAGGTGCGCGGCCCGGTCAGCCTGGTGGTCGAAGTCGGCAAGAGCCCTTCGGTGCGGGTGCAGGGCGACCAGAAATACATCGACCGCGTCACGACCGAAGTCGTGGACGGCGAGCTGCGCCTGAACTTCAAGGAAAAGTCGAACATCCAGATCGATGACGACGACCGGGTGGTGGTGACGGTGCCCGAACTGAGCAGCTTCCGCGGCGAAGGCGCCGGGCTGGTGAAGCTCAACAACGTGCGCGGCGAACGCTTCGACGTCAACTACCGCGGCGCCGGCAGCCTGCAGATGAACGGCCAGGTGCGCACGCTGCGCATCCAGGCCCAGGGCGTGGGCGAGGTCGACGCCAGGCACCTGGTGGCCCAGGATGCAGACGTGAGCTTCGAGGGCATCGGTTCGGTCGACGTGCACGCCAGGAACCGCCTGAATGCCTCGGTGCAGGGCATGGGCAGCCTGACCTACCACGGCAATCCGCGCACCGTGAACAAGGCGGTGTCGGGTATCGGCAGCGTGGTCGCCGCCAAGTAA
- a CDS encoding DUF4326 domain-containing protein: MTPQRVQLSRKKGWRMPPNTISVARPGRWGNPFSVLPELAPGTPVGRYVAMPNVEEAVAAFRRWLEEDPAGRRLAEEAKAQLAGRNLACWCPLDGPCHAQVLLELVNSRS, encoded by the coding sequence ATGACACCGCAGCGCGTGCAGCTGAGCAGGAAGAAGGGGTGGCGCATGCCGCCCAATACCATCTCGGTGGCGCGGCCCGGGAGGTGGGGCAATCCCTTCTCGGTGCTGCCCGAGCTGGCGCCCGGAACGCCCGTCGGGCGCTACGTGGCCATGCCAAACGTGGAAGAGGCGGTGGCGGCCTTCCGGCGCTGGCTGGAGGAGGATCCGGCGGGGAGAAGGCTGGCCGAGGAGGCCAAGGCCCAGCTGGCGGGGCGCAACCTGGCGTGCTGGTGTCCGCTGGACGGCCCCTGTCACGCCCAGGTGCTGCTGGAGCTGGTCAATTCCCGGTCCTGA
- the arsH gene encoding arsenical resistance protein ArsH, with amino-acid sequence MHKIPDLPNINPEQLDLPTMDKLAQVGEQSHPPRILMLYGSLRERSFSRFLTFEAARILEHLGAEVKIFDPMELPMVGSVPETHPKVVELRELCLWSEGQVWCSPERHGAITAVMKNQIDWIPLEQGALRPSQGRTLALMQVCGGSQSFNVVNTMRLLGRWMRMFTIPNQSSVPMAYKEFDEAGRMRPSAYYDRVVDVMEELFKITLLMRGRSDYLTDRYSERSERALRKIDAQIEKL; translated from the coding sequence ATGCACAAGATTCCCGACCTGCCCAACATCAACCCGGAGCAGCTCGACCTGCCCACCATGGACAAGCTGGCCCAGGTGGGCGAGCAGTCGCACCCGCCGCGCATCCTGATGCTCTACGGTTCCCTGCGCGAGCGTTCCTTCAGCCGCTTCCTGACTTTCGAGGCGGCGCGCATCCTCGAGCATCTCGGCGCCGAGGTGAAGATCTTCGACCCGATGGAGCTGCCGATGGTGGGCAGCGTGCCGGAGACCCACCCCAAGGTGGTCGAGCTGCGCGAGCTCTGCCTGTGGTCCGAGGGCCAGGTCTGGTGCAGCCCCGAGCGCCACGGCGCGATCACGGCGGTGATGAAAAACCAGATCGACTGGATCCCGCTGGAGCAGGGCGCGCTGCGCCCCAGCCAGGGCCGGACCCTGGCCCTGATGCAGGTGTGCGGCGGTTCGCAGTCCTTCAACGTGGTCAACACCATGCGCCTGCTGGGCCGCTGGATGCGTATGTTCACGATCCCGAACCAGTCCTCGGTGCCGATGGCCTACAAGGAGTTCGACGAGGCCGGACGCATGCGGCCCTCGGCCTACTACGACCGCGTGGTCGATGTGATGGAAGAACTCTTCAAGATTACGCTCCTGATGCGCGGCCGCAGCGACTATCTCACCGACCGCTACAGCGAGCGCAGCGAACGGGCGCTGCGCAAGATCGACGCCCAGATCGAAAAACTCTAG
- a CDS encoding GyrI-like domain-containing protein, with product MHISTVTLPEMKLAGLPFAGPFAVLETAMPEIWETFLEREAELGETNGLRYSVSLQEKDGVHVECIAAEVADLNNLPPGMIGIRVPARRYALLTHRGPMARVQATYVTGFAALEQLGMVQDTEGFRLERYDRRYTPTVDDGARPDNAYDILIPLYG from the coding sequence ATGCACATCTCGACCGTTACCCTACCTGAAATGAAGCTCGCCGGCCTGCCCTTCGCAGGTCCCTTCGCGGTGCTGGAAACGGCCATGCCGGAGATCTGGGAAACCTTCCTCGAACGCGAGGCGGAACTGGGTGAGACCAATGGACTGCGCTACAGCGTGAGCCTGCAAGAGAAAGACGGGGTGCACGTGGAATGCATCGCCGCCGAGGTCGCCGACCTCAACAACCTGCCGCCGGGCATGATCGGGATCCGCGTCCCGGCCCGCCGCTACGCCCTGCTGACCCACCGCGGTCCGATGGCGCGGGTGCAGGCCACCTACGTGACCGGCTTCGCCGCGCTCGAACAGTTGGGCATGGTGCAGGACACCGAGGGCTTCCGCCTGGAGCGTTACGACCGGCGCTACACCCCCACGGTGGACGATGGCGCGCGTCCGGACAACGCCTACGACATCCTGATTCCGCTGTACGGCTGA